One segment of Micromonospora parathelypteridis DNA contains the following:
- a CDS encoding pseudouridine synthase produces the protein MRPDNRSPKPDAPVFEGAERLQKVLAAAGVGSRRACEDLIFRRRVTVDGRVAKLGDKVDPAVAVIHVDGERLQVDVRLVYVAMNKPRGVVTTMADEKGRNELSDFIGARLDQRVYHVGRLDADSEGLLLLTNDGTLAHRLMHPSYQVLKTYLAEVVGPIPRNLSKRLLAGVELEDGPVKVDSFRVVDTLGKSAQVELSLHEGRKHIVRRLMEEVGHPVTRLVRTSIGPIRLGELRTGRMRRLTNAEVAALFNAVGD, from the coding sequence ATGCGACCCGATAACCGTTCCCCCAAACCCGACGCCCCTGTCTTCGAGGGGGCTGAGCGCCTGCAGAAGGTGCTCGCCGCCGCCGGCGTGGGTTCCCGGCGTGCCTGCGAGGACCTGATCTTCCGCCGCCGGGTCACCGTGGACGGGCGGGTCGCCAAGCTCGGCGACAAGGTCGACCCGGCCGTCGCCGTGATCCACGTGGATGGCGAACGCCTCCAGGTCGACGTCCGCCTGGTCTACGTGGCGATGAACAAGCCGCGCGGCGTGGTCACCACCATGGCGGACGAAAAGGGACGCAACGAGCTGTCCGACTTCATCGGCGCCCGGCTGGATCAGCGGGTCTACCACGTCGGGAGGCTCGACGCGGACAGCGAGGGCCTGCTGCTGCTCACCAACGACGGCACCCTCGCGCACAGGCTGATGCACCCCTCGTACCAGGTGCTGAAGACCTATCTCGCCGAGGTGGTCGGGCCGATTCCGCGCAACCTGAGCAAGCGGCTTCTGGCCGGGGTCGAGCTGGAGGACGGGCCGGTGAAGGTCGACTCGTTCAGGGTGGTGGACACTCTGGGCAAGTCCGCCCAGGTGGAGCTGAGTCTGCACGAGGGGCGCAAGCACATCGTCCGGCGGCTCATGGAGGAGGTCGGCCACCCGGTCACCCGGCTGGTGCGTACCTCGATCGGGCCCATCCGGTTGGGTGAACTGCGGACCGGGCGGATGCGGCGGTTGACCAACGCGGAGGTCGCCGCCCTGTTCAACGCGGTGGGTGACTGA
- the cmk gene encoding (d)CMP kinase — MEENVRAGRCVVAVDGPSGSGKSTVSRRLAVGIGARYLDTGAMYRAITWAVLRSGVDLTDTASVAKVAGEVDLHIGTHPQGYAVSVDGVGVDADIRGPEVTGAVSAVAAVPAVRELLVARQREMIANAGRMVVEGRDIGSVVAPDADLKVFLTASEAARAARRSAEDAADVAATAADLARRDRLDSTRKVNPLAQAPDAVVLDTTELGIDEVVARLRDLLTERGVA, encoded by the coding sequence GTGGAGGAAAACGTACGGGCCGGGCGATGTGTGGTCGCTGTGGATGGGCCGTCCGGTTCGGGTAAGTCCACCGTGTCGCGGCGCCTCGCCGTCGGCATCGGTGCACGCTACCTCGACACCGGGGCGATGTACCGGGCGATCACGTGGGCCGTGCTGCGCTCCGGCGTGGATCTCACCGACACCGCGTCGGTGGCTAAGGTCGCCGGCGAGGTGGACCTGCACATCGGCACCCACCCGCAGGGTTACGCCGTGTCCGTCGACGGGGTCGGGGTGGACGCTGACATCCGGGGCCCGGAGGTGACCGGGGCGGTCTCCGCCGTCGCCGCGGTGCCGGCGGTCCGCGAGTTGCTGGTCGCCCGCCAACGCGAGATGATCGCCAACGCCGGCCGGATGGTGGTCGAGGGTCGTGACATCGGCTCGGTCGTCGCTCCGGACGCTGACCTGAAGGTCTTCCTGACCGCTTCCGAGGCGGCCCGGGCGGCGCGGCGTAGCGCCGAGGACGCCGCCGACGTGGCGGCCACCGCCGCTGACCTGGCCCGACGGGACCGGCTCGACTCGACCCGCAAGGTCAACCCGCTGGCGCAGGCGCCCGACGCGGTGGTGCTGGACACCACCGAGCTGGGCATCGACGAGGTCGTGGCGCGGTTGCGTGACCTGCTCACCGAGCGGGGCGTGGCATGA
- the der gene encoding ribosome biogenesis GTPase Der, protein MSSDGAGWVELREPDVAVEEQAGPQPVVAVVGRPNVGKSTLVNRIIGRRQAVVEDVPGVTRDRVPYDAQWNGRAFTVVDTGGWEPDAKDRAAAIAAQAETAVVTADVVLFVVDAMVGSTDVDEAAVKMLRRSAKPVILVANKADNTSIEMEATSLWSLGLGEPFTVSALHGRGSGDLLDAILAALPEAPAIVENRPRGPRRVALVGRPNVGKSSLLNRFSGEERAVVDSVAGTTVDPVDSLVSIGGQTWQLVDTAGLRKRVGKASGTEYYASLRTAGAIEAAEVAVVLLDSSEPISEQDQRILSMVTEAGRAMVIAFNKWDLVDADRRYYLDKEIDRELRRIPWAIRLNLSAMTGRAVDKLAPALNKALASWETRVPTAQLNQWLTALVQATPHPVRGGRAPRILFATQAGVAPPRFVLFTTGPLDAGYQRFVERKLREEFGYEGSPIEISVRPRKKLGPGGRGKAHG, encoded by the coding sequence ATGAGTAGCGATGGTGCGGGGTGGGTCGAGCTGCGTGAGCCCGACGTCGCCGTCGAGGAGCAGGCCGGCCCGCAGCCGGTGGTGGCCGTGGTCGGTCGCCCCAACGTGGGTAAGTCCACTCTGGTCAACCGGATCATCGGCCGCCGCCAAGCGGTCGTTGAGGACGTCCCCGGCGTGACCCGCGACCGGGTGCCGTATGACGCGCAGTGGAACGGCCGGGCGTTCACCGTGGTGGACACCGGCGGTTGGGAACCGGACGCGAAGGACCGGGCCGCGGCCATCGCGGCGCAGGCCGAGACGGCCGTCGTGACCGCCGACGTGGTCCTCTTCGTGGTCGACGCGATGGTGGGGTCCACGGACGTGGACGAAGCCGCGGTGAAGATGCTGCGCCGCAGCGCCAAGCCGGTGATCCTGGTGGCGAACAAGGCCGACAACACCTCCATCGAGATGGAGGCGACCTCGCTGTGGTCGCTGGGCCTCGGCGAGCCGTTCACGGTCTCCGCGCTGCACGGGCGGGGCTCCGGCGACCTGCTGGACGCCATCCTCGCCGCGTTGCCGGAAGCACCGGCGATCGTGGAGAACCGGCCGCGTGGACCGCGCCGGGTGGCGTTGGTCGGGCGGCCGAACGTGGGCAAGTCCAGCCTGCTCAACCGGTTCTCCGGTGAGGAGCGGGCGGTTGTCGACTCGGTGGCGGGCACCACTGTGGACCCGGTGGACAGCCTGGTCAGCATCGGCGGTCAGACCTGGCAGTTGGTGGACACCGCCGGGTTGCGCAAGCGGGTCGGTAAGGCCAGCGGCACCGAGTACTACGCGAGCCTGCGCACCGCCGGTGCGATCGAGGCCGCCGAGGTCGCCGTGGTGCTACTGGACTCCAGCGAGCCGATCAGCGAGCAGGACCAGCGGATCCTGTCGATGGTGACCGAGGCCGGCCGGGCAATGGTCATCGCGTTCAACAAGTGGGACCTGGTCGACGCCGACCGCCGGTACTACCTGGACAAGGAAATCGACCGGGAGCTGCGCCGCATCCCCTGGGCGATCCGCCTGAACCTGTCGGCGATGACCGGCCGCGCGGTGGACAAGCTGGCTCCGGCCCTGAACAAGGCCCTCGCTAGCTGGGAAACCCGGGTGCCGACCGCGCAGCTCAACCAGTGGTTGACCGCGCTGGTGCAGGCCACCCCCCACCCGGTGCGCGGCGGTCGTGCTCCGCGCATCCTGTTCGCGACGCAGGCCGGGGTGGCGCCGCCACGGTTCGTGCTCTTCACCACCGGCCCGCTGGACGCCGGTTACCAGCGCTTCGTCGAGCGCAAGCTCCGCGAGGAATTCGGGTACGAGGGCAGCCCCATCGAGATCTCGGTCCGCCCCCGTAAGAAGCTCGGCCCCGGCGGCCGAGGCAAGGCACACGGCTAA
- a CDS encoding EndoU domain-containing protein — protein MPKRVGPAQQHGIQRAEEGRPKGADTSEPEAPKRTNPWDDPEFTDAKYDMHRFGQMGEGAMDKIWDGDGLGNGNHKPSSTEPGKTLFPPGTTKAQVEGWFKSIATNPDSRPQPRANGDGWRVTGTRDGITCIVTLDMDGSISGGFPVSGQGVTTNSKA, from the coding sequence ATGCCCAAGCGCGTGGGACCAGCCCAGCAGCACGGCATCCAGCGCGCCGAGGAGGGCCGCCCGAAGGGTGCCGACACATCCGAGCCCGAGGCGCCCAAGAGGACCAACCCCTGGGACGACCCCGAGTTCACCGACGCCAAGTACGACATGCACCGCTTCGGTCAGATGGGCGAAGGGGCGATGGACAAGATCTGGGACGGCGACGGCCTGGGCAATGGCAACCACAAGCCCTCCTCCACCGAGCCCGGCAAGACGCTCTTCCCGCCCGGCACCACCAAGGCGCAGGTCGAGGGCTGGTTCAAGAGCATCGCCACCAACCCCGACAGCCGCCCTCAGCCACGTGCCAACGGCGACGGCTGGCGCGTCACCGGCACCCGCGACGGCATCACCTGCATCGTTACCCTGGACATGGACGGCAGCATCTCCGGCGGCTTCCCCGTCAGCGGCCAGGGCGTCACCACCAACTCAAAGGCCTAG
- a CDS encoding WXG100 family type VII secretion target yields the protein MSNPLVATTSDIPSTSAAHRDGWTGLPLADDYMGIKDAIDSGSWIDGSIAGLGAALDGAAIAIDPFSTLLSMGIEWAIEQVEPLKQALDWLAGDPETIETHAMTWDNMANELFSIAEDLKARLVGDLDGWQGAAADAYRDILTINIDVAGIFAGTAAGMGAATRGAGTVVQIVREVVRAFIADCIAKVVVWLAEVVFSLGFATPLVASQLAVAVVRWTGRIFGWLMGLIASLSALRALLDV from the coding sequence ATGAGCAACCCACTGGTCGCCACGACCTCCGACATCCCTTCGACCAGCGCCGCGCACCGCGACGGCTGGACCGGCCTGCCGCTTGCCGACGACTACATGGGCATCAAGGACGCCATCGACTCCGGCAGCTGGATCGACGGCTCAATCGCGGGCTTGGGCGCCGCTCTCGACGGGGCGGCCATCGCCATCGACCCATTCAGCACGCTCCTGTCGATGGGCATCGAGTGGGCCATCGAGCAGGTCGAGCCACTGAAGCAGGCACTCGACTGGCTCGCCGGTGATCCCGAGACCATCGAGACGCACGCCATGACCTGGGACAACATGGCTAATGAGCTGTTCTCCATCGCCGAGGACCTCAAGGCGCGGCTGGTCGGCGACCTCGACGGATGGCAGGGCGCCGCCGCCGACGCCTACCGCGACATCCTCACCATCAACATCGACGTCGCCGGGATCTTCGCGGGCACGGCCGCCGGCATGGGTGCCGCGACCCGTGGCGCGGGAACCGTGGTGCAGATAGTGCGGGAGGTCGTGCGCGCCTTCATCGCCGACTGCATCGCCAAGGTCGTGGTGTGGCTGGCCGAGGTGGTCTTCTCTCTGGGCTTCGCCACACCGCTTGTCGCCTCCCAGCTCGCGGTCGCCGTCGTCCGCTGGACCGGCCGCATCTTCGGCTGGCTGATGGGCCTGATCGCCAGCCTCTCCGCCCTTCGCGCACTCCTCGACGTCTAG
- a CDS encoding type VII secretion target, producing MHGGFEVDIEALRAHATAMLAIHDRFAAVKAASGTIFQADEAYGQLCQFLPPILEGRHRDQDKGVGMLAENIELLAAGIKKTADAYQRAEESTTDGFNSFHSAT from the coding sequence ATGCACGGTGGGTTCGAGGTCGACATCGAGGCCCTGCGCGCGCACGCCACGGCCATGTTGGCCATTCACGACCGCTTCGCCGCCGTCAAGGCCGCGAGCGGCACCATCTTCCAGGCCGACGAGGCGTACGGGCAGCTCTGCCAGTTCTTACCGCCCATCCTGGAGGGACGCCACCGGGACCAGGACAAGGGCGTGGGGATGCTCGCCGAGAACATCGAGCTGCTCGCCGCGGGAATCAAGAAAACAGCCGACGCCTATCAGCGGGCCGAGGAGTCGACCACCGACGGCTTCAACTCCTTCCACTCCGCGACCTGA